In Desulfatiglans anilini DSM 4660, the sequence TGTTTAGTTCCAGCATAGCCTCGAGAGGGGTCATGGCAGAGAGATCCAGCTTGCGTATCCAATCGTTCAACTTCGCATCGCCTTGCGCGAACAGATGCAGCTGAGCGGCCTTTTCATCCCGTCGCCGGTTTCTGGAGCGGGCGATTCGAGGTCTCCCGATCTCGTCGAGTTCCCTGCCCTCCAGATTTTCCAGGATTTCCTTCGCTCTTTCAAGAACGCTTTCAGGCAGACCCGCGATGCGCGCCACCTGAATGCCGTAGCTGCGGCTGGCCCCGCCGGGGGCCAGTTTGCGCAAAAAGATGATCCGGTCGTTCCACTCCCTCACCGCGATCGTCAAGTTGCTTGCGCGGGGCTTCGCAGCACAGAGATCGGTCAGCTCGTGATAATGGGTTGCAAACAGCGTTCTGACCCCCTGCCCGGCCCTGTCGTGAAGCGCCTCGGCAACCGCCCAGGCGATGCTCAACCCGTCGTAGGTACTGGTGCCCCGGCCGATCTCGTCCAGGACCACCAGGCTCCGTGGGGTGGCATGCCGGAGGATATTGGCCGTCTCGGTCATCTCCACCATGAAGGTGCTCTGCCCCCTCGCCAGATCGTCTGATGCCCCGACCCGCGTAAAGATGCGGTCGACAAGACCGATGACCGCCTTTTCGGCGGGCACGAAGCTGCCCATCTGCGCCATGAGCACCGTAAGCGCCGTTTGACGGAGGATGGTCGACTTCCCCGCCATATTCGGGCCGGTGATGATCAGAAGCTGCCGGGATTCATCGTCCATATGGATGTCGTTCGGGACGAAGTCCTCGTCCCGGACGGTCTGCTCGATCACGGGGTGGCGGCCTTCCGTAATCTCGATCGATGTCCCCTCGTCAATGACCGGGCAGCAGTAGTGATATTTTTCGGCGGTCTCGGCCAAACCGGCAAGGGCGTCCAGTTCGGCGATCAGCAAGGCCGCGGTCTTGATCCGTTGATGGTGGCAGGCAACCCGCGCGCGCACCTCCTCGAAAAGTTCGAACTCGAGGGCGATCCGGCGCTCCTCCGCGCCGAGCACCTGCTCTTCCATCTCCTTCAGTTCAGGCGTCACATACCGCTCCCCGTTGGCGAGCGTCTGCTTGCGGATGTAGTCGTCCGGAACCAGGTGAAGGTTGGCCTTCGAGACCTCGATGTAGTAACCGAAAACCCGGTTAAACCCCACCTTGAGGCTCGCGATGCCGGTGCGCTCCTGTTCGCGCGATGCAAAACGTGCGATCCAGCCTTTGCCGTCGCGCGCCAGGGAGATCAGCCGGTCGAGTTCCGCGTGGTACCCCTCGCGGATCAGTCCGCCCTCCTTGAGCCCGGCGGGAGGCTCGTCGTGGATGGCCTCCCCGATGAGCGCGGCGACATCCTCGAGGGGGTCGAGCCCCTCGGCCATCCGCGCCACCTTCTCGCAAACCGCGCCTTCCAGACGCGCTTTGAGCCCCGGGAGCAGGTCGAGCGACTGTCTGAGACTCAAGAGATCGCGGGCATTGGCCCGTCCCATCGCCACGCGCCCGTTCAGGCGCTCCACATCGTACATCCGCTCCAACTGCTCCCTTGCGCCGGCTCGCTCGAAGGGTCCCTCACGGAAAAACGCTACGGCCGACAAACGCTCGCGGATCGGCTCGGGCCGAATGAGCGGATACGCGATCCAGCGTCTGAGAAGTCTCGAGCCCATGGGCGTCACGGTACGGTCCAGAATCTGGAAGAGTGAGCCTTTCTCCGATTGCCTCCGCATGGTCTTGAGCAGTTCGAGGTGGCCGATCGTCGCCTCATCCAGGAACATGTAATCCCCCAGATGATATCGGACAAGCTCCTTGATGTGCTCCGGATGCCCTTTGTGGATCTCCCTCAGATAATGAACCAAGGCTCCGGCGGCCGTAATCCCGGCGCTCAGACCCTCGCAGCCGAACCCGTCCAGGGACGAGGCCTCGAATTGAGCCTTCAGGAGATCTGCAGCCCTGGACGGGTCAAAGCTGTCGGTCGTCAGCGCTTCGACCCGATAGCGGGAGCTGAACAGCAGATCCGGTTCAGGCGTGCCTTCCGGCATCACCACCTCGGCCGGGGCGATCCGGGCGATTTCGTCCATGACCTGCCTCGGGGAGGCGGATTCGGTAACCCTGAATTCGCCCGTCGACAGGTCCGTGTAGGCCAGCCCGTAGACGTCCCCCTCGGCGCTCAAGGCCGCCATGAAAAGATTGGCGGATCGGTCCAGTTCCTCCTGTTCCAGGATGGAGCCCGGTGTGACGAGGCGCACGACCTCCCGCTTCACGATGCCTTTTGCGAGCCGCGGGTCCTCCATCTGATCGCAAACCGCCACTTTGAAACCGTTTTGGACCAGTTTTGCGATATATCCCCGCGCCGCATGGTGCGGAACGCCGCACATCGGCACCTTCTCTCCCTGGTATGTGCCCCGGTTGGTCAAGGTGATGCCGAGGGCGCGGGAGGCCTTCAAGGCGTCGTCGAAAAACATCTCGTAAAAATCGCCCATCCGGAAAAACAAAATGGCATCCGGGTATTGGCCCTTGATGCCTGTGTATTGCTGGAGCATCGGCGTCATGTGAGACATCGATATCTATGGATGAGGATCACCGTTGACGGCCACCGGATCGGGCGCTCCGCTCTGGATGGCAACCGTCTGTTTGCGCCGGTTGTCCACGGGCCTGATGCTGTCCCAGTACCTGCATTGCGGGCATTGCCACAGCAGTTCTTTCGGCTCGAAGCCGCAGCGCTCGCATTGGAAGGAGAGGAAAGGCAGGGTCAGAAGATCCAGAAGCCTCTCGTATTCGGCAAGCGCCTCTTCGCTCCGCCCTTCATCCAGAAGAAGCCGTCCTTTGAAACGCCGCGCCTCCCAGAGAGACGGGTTCAGATCCAAAGCCTTCTCGGTTTCCGCGAGGGCGGCAGCGCCGTCCTTTTCAGCGTGAAAATAGCGCGCCAGGGCCATGTGCCCGAAGGCATCCGGCCTTTTATCGACGCATTCCTTCAAAAAATCCCCGATGGGTTTCAGGTTTTCCATCCTGGAGCAGGCGCGCTCGAGCCGGTTGTAGCACAGGAACAAGAATTCAGGCGCCACGTCGAAGATCTTTTTCCATATCGCAAACGCCTTTTTGTACTCCTCGCGGCCGAAATACAGGTCACCCAGGTGAAGGTAGGCGTCGACGCAGGCCTTGTGAGCGCTCAGGGCCTTGTTGTAGGCGCTCTTGGCGCGGTGGTAATCCCCCTGCTCCTGATAGACCTTGCCCGCTTCGACGAGGTGATGCGCGAGGATGTGGCCCTGGTCTTCGCGCATCCACTTAGCGATCCTCTGGCGGATGTTGTAGGCCTTTTCCCAGTCGCGCAGCTCTTCGTAGATCCTCTCGATCTCCTGGAGATTCTCGAGATTGCCGGGGTCTTTGTGCGCAACCTCCAGGAAGGTCTTGAGCGCCCTGTTCAAAAAGCCGCCCTTCCGGTAATCCAACCCGAGATCATAGAGGGCGCGCAGTCTGATCGGTTCATCGACGTTGGGCCTCAGCATGATGCTCTGGCGGATGCGTATGGCGCGGTCGATGTCGCCCTTCGAACGGTAGAGATTCCCCAGCGCGACATAAGTCTCGATGGTGTCGGAGTTGACTTTGACGGATTTCGTGAACTCCTCGATGGCATGATCCTGGTCATTGGACAGGATGTACTGGATCCCTTTGAAGAAGGCCGGGTCTTCCTTCTCCTTCTTAAGCCGCCTGTCCTTTCTCGATCGCCAGAATCCCATACCCGCAATCACTCCTCCCACCAAGACCGTCGCAGCGAAGAAAAGCGGTTTTCCTTCCGTCGACACCGCCAACCCATCTTAAAACGCATCGAACAAACCCGTCCTTTTTCAAGGAGATCAGCGCACCCCTCATTGAAGCCGGCGCGGAGTTCACAAAGCATTCAGGCCCGGGCCTGACGTTCCCAGCCAAAGATCGCTCCGATGGGAACCGTATTCACAGACCACAGGAACCCCCGTGCAGGCACCGTGATCGTACGCATCGGTGTCTATCCTCGGTTCAGAACCACGGCTGGGCGGTCCCCCTGGAGAGCGGGTCCCCCTGAGCGCCGGGCACCGTTCCACGCAGACGAGCTCGGGGCGATAAACACTCGCATTTCCGGCGCTGCGCCTGCGTCCGTCGATAGCCTGGACACTCCCTGCGCAGCGGTCGGCCAGCCGGCATGTCAGGGGAGTTCCCCGCCCTCCTGGTTAGGCACCACCTCGCTGGTTACCGGGAGGTTCCGAAGGGTGTTCAACTCTTCGTCCTTTTGCTTTCCCTGACGAACCAGTGTCTTGATCTCTCTGCGAAGCCGAAAACGTTCGACCGCACCGTAGAGCCCGGCGATCAGAATCCCGATCAAAAAGCTGATGACCGCTACGACGTAAAGGGAGAGAGGGGAAGTCTGCCCGCTCCAGAATTTGAGATCCAGTTTGAACTGCACCTGCGTCGAGAGTGCCGGGTGATTCTGCACCGCCACGATGACAACCAGCAACAGAACGAGAATGATGATCAAGGCCCTCAGATGTTTCATACCTCACCTCCTGCGGGGGTTTTCAAGCGGTTGAAATACGGCAGCAGCTTTTCATAAGTGGCCTGCAGGTGCTCCGGTATTACCCTCACTTCTCCAATCACGGTCATATAGTTGGTGTCTCCGTTCCATCTCGGCACGATATGGAAGTGCATGTGCTCTTCGACACCAGCGCCTGCCACGCGACCCAGGTTGAGCCCGACATTGAATCCGTCGGGGTGCATCATCGATTTGAGAATCCCCATCGTCGCGCGCACCATCTCCATGACCGCCAGCATTTCACCCGGTTCGAGCCCATCCAGATTCGGCACGTGCCGTACCGGCGCCACCAGCAAATGGCCGTTTACATAGGGGTACTTGTTCATCAAAACGAGGACCGTCTGATCGACGTAGAGCATCAGCCGCTCCGCATCCATCGAACGGTCCTCACCCGGGCAGAATATGCATCCCTCGTACTTGTCGTTCCCCAGGATATACGTCATCCGCCATGGCGCCCACAACACATCCATAATGCCCCCTGAACATTCGTTTCCCCAGGCTTTCGCCTCCCACCGCTGCCGCAGCGGGGAACAGAATCCTTCCTCTTCCGATCCAGGATAAGGGAGTGCAGACCCGGCGCCTCCGTTGGACCAGCCTGAAAGGCCTGCGAAGCCGTTCCGGATTGCCCTCCAGGTCCGAGATCTCGCAAAGAACCAGGCAAAAGAGTATAACAAGCAAGGGAGAAAAGACAAGGTGAAATCTGACGGCATCGAAACGGTTGACGTCCACGGCCCTCGTTCATATATTGAATTCCGACCGGAACAACGCGCCTTTTCCCGGACGTCCTGCGGAGCGTCGCCCTAGGCGGAGGCTGCGTCGGAGTGCGCGGAGGCCTCGCCGCGGCAGTTCCGGAGTGGTCGACGGCTTTTTCGCCTGGAGAAACCCCGGGCCGTGCGGTTGTTCCCTTGATCGCTACAAACGATTCGAACGGAGGACTATCTGTGCCGATCTACGAGTTTTACTGTCCCAAATGCCACATGATCTTCAACTTCTTCTCGCGAAGCGTCAACACGGAGAAGCGCCCCGCCTGCCCAAGGTGCCGGACCCCGAACCTGGACCGGCGGATGTCCGTCTTCGCCTTTTCCCGCAATCGGCCGGAGGAAGAGGACACCCCCATGCCCGACCTCGATGAGAGCAAAATGGAACAGGCCATGGAGATGCTCGCCCGCGAAGTCGACCATGTGGATGAGGAGGATCCGCGCCAGGCTGCGGCTTTGATGCGAAAGCTGAGCGACTTGACCGGCCTCAACCTCGGACCGGGGATGGAGGAGGCCATCCGGCGCATGGAAGCGGGCGAAGACCCCGACCAGATCGAAGCGGAGATGGGTGATCTTCTGGAGCAGGAAGACCCTTTTTCCTTCAAGGAAAAGGCCGCCCGGATCGCCCGCTCGCTTCCCCCCCGCGTGGACGAGACCCTTTACGATCTCTGAGGCGCCCGAGGCGGGAAGACACCGCTTCCAGTTAAGCGCACCCTCACCCTCCCCCGGGAAGAAGATCACGGGAGAGGGCGGCCAAAACCCCGCCATAGGCTGATGCAAGGCGTTTTATAGGGCCAGGAGCTCGAACTCGCCCCAACTGGCAAGCCGGTCCTTCAGGATCAGTACTCCGCCAAGGATGCCGGGCATGCCGGAGGCCTCACGCGCAGCGCAGGCCAGATCCGCCGATTTGACCAGGCGGTTTCCGAGGGCTGTTGCAGCCGCATCGGCAAGGGCGGCCGATCGGCACACGATGCAGACGGCGTCGCTCTCCCCCAGGCTGAGGGAATGTCCAACGCTGCCCGAAGAGGTGCATACGCCCAGGGGCATCCGCTCGGATGGGACCCTGATGCCCACCCGCCCGCTCAGAGGCGATTTGCCGGCGTAGATGGCGACGGTGGCATCCCGCTGCGTTGCCAGAAAGATGTCTCCGCCGTTTTCCACGATCACCTGCGGACTGAACTCGAGGAGGCCTTCGCCCACGTATTGCGCGACCGCGCCTGCCACGGCCGCCATCGGGCCGACCCCGGCCGCCCTCCCCGCCCTCAGCATGACCTTGACGAGCGGCGGGGCGAACATGTCTTCCTTCTGGGGCAGCAGGGCATCCAAAAACTCCGGGTGCTCCGAGATATGGGACTCGATCTGACGCCGCGCCTCCAGGACGAGGCTGCGCGTCTCCTCGGGGAGCGGGCTCTCCGCCTGCACCCAGAGGTCGGTCTGCCTGACCGCCACACCGAAGGACGTCAATCCCTTCGCCCTCGCCTTCAGACGGTAATCTCGCGGCTCGGAAGGGCTCATCGCCTACTCCCCCCGCCTGTTCCGGATCAACCGGTTGACAAGGTCGCTGTAACGCCTTTGGGTGCGGTCATTCCGGACCGCCATGGCAAGCGCCCTCCGGCTGCCGATCAGGATCGCCAGTTTGCGGGCGCGCGTCACCCCCGTATAGATGAGATTGCGCTGAAGCATCATGTAGTGCTGGGTCAGCACCGGCAGGATGACGGCCGCGTACTCGGAGCCCTGCGCCTTGTGAACGGAAATGGCGTAGGCCAGCACGACCTCTTCGAGGTCTCCGAAATCGTACGTGACCCTCCGTCCGTCGTAAAGGATCCAGACCTCCTGGTTCTCGCGGTCGATCCGTTCGATGAACCCGAGGTCGCCGTTGTAAACATCCCGGTCGTAGTCGTTCCGGATCTGCATGACTTTGTCCCCCACCCTCAGGGAGCGGCTGCCCCAAACCAGGGTGTCGCCTTTCGGGTTGAGGGCGTTCTGCAGATTCAGGTTCAGATTGGATGCCCCGACAATCCCTTTGTGCATAGGGGTGAGCACCTGAATCTCCTCCCGCCGGTCCAATCCGAAACGCTCCGGGATTCTTTTGCCGACCAGTTCGATGATCAGGCGCAGGACCTCCTCGGGTTCCTCCTGTTCGATGAAATAGAAATCCTCGGGCACTCCCCTTCCCAGGTTTCTCACGGGCATCTTACCATCGTGGATCCGGTGGGCATTGACCACGATGAGGCTTTGACTGGCCTGGCGGAAGATCTCCTTCAGCGTGATGACCTTGACCACCCCGGACTGGATCATTCCCTGAAGGGGATACCCGGGACCCACGGGCGGCAACTGGAACATATCCCCCACCAGGATGAGGGTGGCTGAAGGCGGAACCGCCTTCAGAAGATGATGCATCAGGACCAGGTCGATCATGGAGGCCTCGTCCACAATCAGCAGATCGCAGTCCAGCGGGTTTTCCGCGTTCTTCTGAAACGCTCCCTTCCCCGGCGCAAACGAGAGCAGGCGGTGAATGGTTTTCGCCTCCATGCCCGTTGCCTCGGCAAGACGCTTCGCCGCCCTGCCCGTCGGGGCCGCCAGAAGGATCCGCGCGCCCTTACGGGTGAAGATCTTGACGATGGCGTTGACGATGGTGGTCTTTCCGGTCCCCGGTCCGCCGGTGATGATCAACAAAGGGTTCAGCAGGGCCGCCTGCACCGCTTCCCGCTGCTTTTCGGCCAGCGTGATGCCCGCGAGTTTCGCTTCTACCCACTCGAGGGCCTTGCCCGGGTCCACCCCGCGCCAGGACCTCTCCCCGCAGGTGAATTCCAGGATTCGCCTCGAAACCGCCGTCTCGCAAAAATGAAGCGCCGCCGGATAAACCTTGCTATCCGCCTTCTGGAGCGATCCCGCCGCCTCGCTGCCTTCGTCGACGACAATCTGCTTTTCGCCTACCGCTCCAACCAGCGCCCGGTCGAGAATCTCATCCTCGACCCCCAGGATCTCGCGGCACTTATCCATCAACGCACCCAGCGGATAATAAACGTGCCCTTCCTCTGAGGCCTTCTGCAGCACATACACGATCCCCGCATGCGCCCGCAGCGTGGAATTTCTGGCAAACCCGAGCTTCTCGGCGATCCGGTCGGCCGTGATGAACCCGATCCCCGTTATGTCCGTCGCGAGCCGATAGGGGTTCTCTTCGATCACCTGTACGGCGCGTCCGCCGTAGGCCTTCCAGATCCGGGTGGCATAGGCGCTGCTCACCCCATGCTCCTGGAGGAAGATCATGACCTGCCGGATTTCCTTCTGGTCGTTCCAGGCACGCCGAATCATCTCGATCCGCTTCGGGCCGATCCCTGGAACCGCGGCTAAACGCCCGGCATCCTGATCGATCACCTCCAGAGTCTTCTCCCCATGGACGTTTACGATCCGCCTGGCCATAACCGGGCCGATGCCCTTGATCAGTCCGGAGCCCAGGTACCGCTCGATGCCGTAGAGCGTCGCCGGGGTGTGGGTGCTGTAATGCTCGACCTTGAACTGGCGGCCATAACGCGGGTGATTGCCCCAAGCGCCCCTCATCTTGAGGATCTCCCCGGGGGTCGGCGCCATCAAATTCCCTACGACGGTCACGAGTTCCCGTTCTCCGCGCACCTTCATCTGCACGACCGAATACCCGTTCTCCGCGTTCGAATAGGTGACCCGCTCGATCCTGCCCTGAAGTTCACACGCCATCCGGGCTCCCCTTCCCGTCCTTTCCATGCCAAGCGCGCCGGTTTGAGCGGAGCGAACCTCG encodes:
- the mutS gene encoding DNA mismatch repair protein MutS; translation: MSHMTPMLQQYTGIKGQYPDAILFFRMGDFYEMFFDDALKASRALGITLTNRGTYQGEKVPMCGVPHHAARGYIAKLVQNGFKVAVCDQMEDPRLAKGIVKREVVRLVTPGSILEQEELDRSANLFMAALSAEGDVYGLAYTDLSTGEFRVTESASPRQVMDEIARIAPAEVVMPEGTPEPDLLFSSRYRVEALTTDSFDPSRAADLLKAQFEASSLDGFGCEGLSAGITAAGALVHYLREIHKGHPEHIKELVRYHLGDYMFLDEATIGHLELLKTMRRQSEKGSLFQILDRTVTPMGSRLLRRWIAYPLIRPEPIRERLSAVAFFREGPFERAGAREQLERMYDVERLNGRVAMGRANARDLLSLRQSLDLLPGLKARLEGAVCEKVARMAEGLDPLEDVAALIGEAIHDEPPAGLKEGGLIREGYHAELDRLISLARDGKGWIARFASREQERTGIASLKVGFNRVFGYYIEVSKANLHLVPDDYIRKQTLANGERYVTPELKEMEEQVLGAEERRIALEFELFEEVRARVACHHQRIKTAALLIAELDALAGLAETAEKYHYCCPVIDEGTSIEITEGRHPVIEQTVRDEDFVPNDIHMDDESRQLLIITGPNMAGKSTILRQTALTVLMAQMGSFVPAEKAVIGLVDRIFTRVGASDDLARGQSTFMVEMTETANILRHATPRSLVVLDEIGRGTSTYDGLSIAWAVAEALHDRAGQGVRTLFATHYHELTDLCAAKPRASNLTIAVREWNDRIIFLRKLAPGGASRSYGIQVARIAGLPESVLERAKEILENLEGRELDEIGRPRIARSRNRRRDEKAAQLHLFAQGDAKLNDWIRKLDLSAMTPLEAMLELNKLQEYINQL
- a CDS encoding tetratricopeptide repeat protein — encoded protein: MGFWRSRKDRRLKKEKEDPAFFKGIQYILSNDQDHAIEEFTKSVKVNSDTIETYVALGNLYRSKGDIDRAIRIRQSIMLRPNVDEPIRLRALYDLGLDYRKGGFLNRALKTFLEVAHKDPGNLENLQEIERIYEELRDWEKAYNIRQRIAKWMREDQGHILAHHLVEAGKVYQEQGDYHRAKSAYNKALSAHKACVDAYLHLGDLYFGREEYKKAFAIWKKIFDVAPEFLFLCYNRLERACSRMENLKPIGDFLKECVDKRPDAFGHMALARYFHAEKDGAAALAETEKALDLNPSLWEARRFKGRLLLDEGRSEEALAEYERLLDLLTLPFLSFQCERCGFEPKELLWQCPQCRYWDSIRPVDNRRKQTVAIQSGAPDPVAVNGDPHP
- a CDS encoding lipopolysaccharide assembly protein LapA domain-containing protein encodes the protein MKHLRALIIILVLLLVVIVAVQNHPALSTQVQFKLDLKFWSGQTSPLSLYVVAVISFLIGILIAGLYGAVERFRLRREIKTLVRQGKQKDEELNTLRNLPVTSEVVPNQEGGELP
- a CDS encoding HIT family protein, which codes for MDVLWAPWRMTYILGNDKYEGCIFCPGEDRSMDAERLMLYVDQTVLVLMNKYPYVNGHLLVAPVRHVPNLDGLEPGEMLAVMEMVRATMGILKSMMHPDGFNVGLNLGRVAGAGVEEHMHFHIVPRWNGDTNYMTVIGEVRVIPEHLQATYEKLLPYFNRLKTPAGGEV
- a CDS encoding FmdB family zinc ribbon protein, which produces MPIYEFYCPKCHMIFNFFSRSVNTEKRPACPRCRTPNLDRRMSVFAFSRNRPEEEDTPMPDLDESKMEQAMEMLAREVDHVDEEDPRQAAALMRKLSDLTGLNLGPGMEEAIRRMEAGEDPDQIEAEMGDLLEQEDPFSFKEKAARIARSLPPRVDETLYDL
- a CDS encoding UPF0280 family protein, yielding MSPSEPRDYRLKARAKGLTSFGVAVRQTDLWVQAESPLPEETRSLVLEARRQIESHISEHPEFLDALLPQKEDMFAPPLVKVMLRAGRAAGVGPMAAVAGAVAQYVGEGLLEFSPQVIVENGGDIFLATQRDATVAIYAGKSPLSGRVGIRVPSERMPLGVCTSSGSVGHSLSLGESDAVCIVCRSAALADAAATALGNRLVKSADLACAAREASGMPGILGGVLILKDRLASWGEFELLAL
- the recD2 gene encoding SF1B family DNA helicase RecD2 — its product is MACELQGRIERVTYSNAENGYSVVQMKVRGERELVTVVGNLMAPTPGEILKMRGAWGNHPRYGRQFKVEHYSTHTPATLYGIERYLGSGLIKGIGPVMARRIVNVHGEKTLEVIDQDAGRLAAVPGIGPKRIEMIRRAWNDQKEIRQVMIFLQEHGVSSAYATRIWKAYGGRAVQVIEENPYRLATDITGIGFITADRIAEKLGFARNSTLRAHAGIVYVLQKASEEGHVYYPLGALMDKCREILGVEDEILDRALVGAVGEKQIVVDEGSEAAGSLQKADSKVYPAALHFCETAVSRRILEFTCGERSWRGVDPGKALEWVEAKLAGITLAEKQREAVQAALLNPLLIITGGPGTGKTTIVNAIVKIFTRKGARILLAAPTGRAAKRLAEATGMEAKTIHRLLSFAPGKGAFQKNAENPLDCDLLIVDEASMIDLVLMHHLLKAVPPSATLILVGDMFQLPPVGPGYPLQGMIQSGVVKVITLKEIFRQASQSLIVVNAHRIHDGKMPVRNLGRGVPEDFYFIEQEEPEEVLRLIIELVGKRIPERFGLDRREEIQVLTPMHKGIVGASNLNLNLQNALNPKGDTLVWGSRSLRVGDKVMQIRNDYDRDVYNGDLGFIERIDRENQEVWILYDGRRVTYDFGDLEEVVLAYAISVHKAQGSEYAAVILPVLTQHYMMLQRNLIYTGVTRARKLAILIGSRRALAMAVRNDRTQRRYSDLVNRLIRNRRGE